A genomic window from Pseudonocardia broussonetiae includes:
- a CDS encoding potassium channel family protein, protein MTTVRSSRTPGRRRRVLASVCRSALTTVLLLVVYYRAPLDRPADVRVALWLAVGIAGLSVAVAWQARAIAASDMPRLQAVETAAVGLPALLLLYASAYAVLSHGEPTSFTEVLDRTDALYYTMTVFATVGFGDIAPTAQTTRIVTMTQMVVGLLAVGLAAKLLLGAVEEAVRRNAARADRLTAQDEQRPD, encoded by the coding sequence ATGACGACGGTGCGCAGCAGTCGGACGCCGGGGCGCAGGCGGCGGGTACTGGCGTCGGTGTGCCGGTCGGCTCTGACGACCGTGCTCCTGCTGGTCGTCTACTACCGGGCGCCGCTGGACCGGCCCGCGGACGTCCGCGTGGCGCTCTGGCTCGCCGTCGGGATCGCCGGCCTGAGCGTGGCGGTGGCCTGGCAGGCGCGGGCGATCGCCGCGTCGGACATGCCCCGGCTGCAGGCCGTCGAGACGGCTGCGGTGGGGCTGCCGGCCCTGCTCCTGCTCTACGCGTCGGCGTACGCGGTCCTCTCGCACGGCGAGCCCACGAGCTTCACCGAGGTGCTCGACCGCACGGACGCCCTCTACTACACGATGACGGTCTTCGCGACGGTGGGCTTCGGGGACATCGCACCCACCGCGCAGACCACGCGGATCGTCACCATGACGCAGATGGTCGTGGGGCTCCTCGCCGTCGGCCTCGCCGCGAAGCTGCTGCTCGGCGCGGTCGAGGAGGCCGTCCGCCGCAACGCGGCGCGCGCCGACCGGCTGACCGCCCAGGACGAGCAGCGGCCGGACTAG
- a CDS encoding phosphatase domain-containing protein — protein sequence MDDGARAVVFDVDGVLRWGSLRRLVGRLRALGTSSPRDRRSMLAMPRVVRALSVDLGEAPVHYVTGFPALLARPITDLLRRDGYPSGTVLTTGRGPALGPAGRAARKLRAVESIADRMPGVRWVLLGDDGGTGPQVFAGFAQRRPDRVALIALRRVFDDDHPATRRLLRAAAAAEVPVVGAPNGEELLPLARAALGIGQPRRGSVGDWFLSGPERRNSATRLQPWTEGNSVRALVHGRSYYAALARSLAVAGGGDSVQFVGWRADADQLLDDGGPTVGEALSAAARRGAAVRGLLWHAHSGLVGLHLGANRVLARAVGAAGGEVLLDQRVLAFGCHHQKMVVVRYRGRRGDDVAYIGGIDLDHGSRDDADHRGDRQSVGADPVYGPNPAYHDVQLMLHGPVVGEAEETFRERWTNPAALSRLPWQVVPDWFHRTDRTASPLAPAAPAPPPDGTCAVQLLRTYPRRRPRYPYAPRGERSIALAYTKALGRAERLIYVEDQYLWSFDVARIFAAALQRSSRLHLIAVVPRRPDNENPFYTDAALLGHAEALAMVREAGGDRVQVLDVENVEGRPVYVHSKLCVVDDVWAAVGSDNFNTRSWTHDSELTAAVVDAERDDRAPTDPGGLGDGARRFARGLRLTLLREHLGVDEDDALLDAARAADAVRRSAAEVDLWHAGGCRGPRPAGRLRSHSVGADAGLPAHHRWFTAPVYRSLLDPDGRPLDMRLRRTY from the coding sequence GTGGACGACGGTGCTCGCGCGGTGGTCTTCGACGTCGACGGCGTGCTCCGGTGGGGATCCCTGCGCCGCCTGGTGGGGCGACTGCGCGCCCTCGGCACGAGCAGCCCCCGGGATCGTCGGTCGATGCTGGCCATGCCCCGCGTCGTGCGCGCGCTCTCGGTCGACCTCGGTGAGGCGCCGGTGCACTACGTGACCGGTTTCCCCGCCCTGCTGGCCCGGCCGATCACCGATCTGCTCCGCCGCGACGGCTATCCGTCGGGCACCGTGCTCACCACCGGACGCGGTCCGGCGCTGGGACCGGCCGGGAGGGCGGCGCGCAAGCTCCGGGCCGTCGAGAGCATCGCCGATCGGATGCCGGGGGTGCGGTGGGTGCTCCTCGGCGATGACGGGGGCACCGGTCCGCAGGTGTTCGCCGGCTTCGCGCAGCGCCGCCCGGACCGCGTCGCGCTCATCGCGCTGCGCCGGGTGTTCGACGACGACCACCCGGCCACGAGGCGGCTCCTCCGGGCTGCGGCAGCTGCCGAGGTGCCCGTCGTCGGCGCGCCGAACGGGGAGGAGCTCCTGCCGCTGGCGCGAGCGGCTCTCGGGATCGGGCAGCCCCGGCGGGGTTCGGTGGGCGACTGGTTCCTCTCCGGTCCGGAGCGCCGCAACTCCGCCACCCGCCTGCAGCCGTGGACCGAGGGGAACTCCGTCCGCGCGCTCGTGCACGGGCGGTCCTACTACGCCGCCCTGGCCAGGTCGCTCGCCGTGGCGGGCGGCGGTGACTCGGTCCAGTTCGTGGGGTGGCGAGCGGACGCCGACCAGCTCCTGGACGACGGTGGACCGACCGTCGGCGAGGCGCTCTCCGCCGCGGCGCGCCGGGGCGCGGCGGTGCGCGGGCTCCTGTGGCACGCCCACAGCGGCCTGGTGGGACTGCACCTCGGCGCGAACCGCGTGCTCGCCCGTGCGGTGGGCGCTGCGGGCGGCGAGGTGCTGCTGGACCAGCGGGTGCTCGCGTTCGGCTGCCACCACCAGAAGATGGTCGTCGTCCGCTACCGCGGCCGCCGGGGCGACGACGTCGCCTACATCGGGGGCATCGACCTCGACCACGGCAGCCGTGACGACGCCGACCACCGCGGCGACCGGCAGAGCGTCGGCGCCGACCCCGTCTACGGCCCCAATCCCGCCTACCACGACGTGCAGCTGATGCTGCACGGGCCGGTGGTGGGCGAGGCGGAGGAGACCTTCCGCGAGCGGTGGACGAACCCGGCCGCACTGTCGCGGCTACCGTGGCAGGTCGTGCCCGACTGGTTCCACCGCACCGACCGCACCGCCTCGCCGCTCGCGCCGGCCGCACCTGCCCCACCGCCGGACGGGACCTGCGCGGTCCAGCTCCTCAGGACCTACCCCCGCCGCCGCCCCCGCTACCCGTACGCCCCCCGGGGTGAGCGCAGCATCGCCCTGGCGTACACGAAAGCGCTCGGCCGGGCCGAGCGACTGATCTACGTCGAGGACCAGTACCTGTGGTCGTTCGACGTCGCGCGCATCTTCGCCGCCGCCCTCCAGCGCTCGTCGCGACTGCACCTCATCGCCGTGGTGCCGCGGCGGCCGGACAACGAGAACCCGTTCTACACCGACGCCGCGCTGCTGGGACACGCCGAGGCACTGGCGATGGTGCGGGAGGCCGGCGGGGACCGGGTCCAGGTGCTCGACGTCGAGAACGTCGAGGGCCGTCCCGTCTACGTCCACTCGAAGCTGTGCGTCGTCGACGACGTCTGGGCGGCGGTCGGCAGCGACAACTTCAACACCCGGTCCTGGACGCACGACTCCGAGCTGACGGCCGCCGTCGTGGACGCCGAACGCGACGACCGCGCGCCCACCGACCCGGGCGGGCTCGGCGACGGGGCCCGCCGGTTCGCCCGCGGACTGCGCCTCACCCTCCTGCGCGAACACCTCGGCGTCGACGAGGACGACGCACTGCTCGACGCGGCGCGGGCCGCCGACGCCGTCCGGAGGAGCGCCGCCGAGGTCGACCTCTGGCACGCCGGCGGCTGCCGCGGACCGAGACCGGCCGGGCGGCTGCGGAGCCACTCGGTCGGGGCCGATGCCGGGCTGCCGGCCCACCACCGCTGGTTCACCGCCCCGGTCTACCGGTCCCTGCTCGATCCCGACGGTCGTCCCCTCGACATGCGGCTCCGGCGGACGTACTGA
- a CDS encoding DUF7144 family membrane protein encodes MSTGNPAWSAPEQRESPWAAGLTTSAALLMGIGGVWHALAGIAAVMNDEVYVRMPGYVYVVDLSAWGWMQLLLGILVVVAGFAVLKGQPWARVLGIVLACLSLIANFVLLPSYPFWSLLIIALDVAIIWALSTYRRAVL; translated from the coding sequence ATGAGTACTGGAAACCCGGCGTGGTCGGCCCCCGAGCAGCGGGAGTCGCCGTGGGCCGCCGGACTGACGACGTCTGCGGCGCTGCTGATGGGGATCGGCGGCGTGTGGCACGCCCTGGCGGGGATCGCCGCCGTGATGAACGACGAGGTGTACGTCAGGATGCCGGGATACGTCTACGTGGTCGACCTGTCCGCGTGGGGGTGGATGCAGCTGCTGCTGGGGATCCTGGTCGTCGTCGCGGGGTTCGCGGTGCTCAAGGGGCAGCCGTGGGCGCGCGTGCTCGGGATCGTCCTCGCGTGCCTCAGCCTGATCGCGAACTTCGTGCTCCTGCCGAGCTACCCCTTCTGGTCGCTGCTGATCATCGCGCTCGACGTGGCCATCATCTGGGCCCTCTCCACCTACCGCCGCGCAGTGCTGTGA
- a CDS encoding ATP-binding protein, producing MLGLTGELSRRSGGSACAAVFTALVGADRVLVDVSGLRLASSAAAQVLPSALLAAGGWPWARLALFGADRTLAAALWAARVPSAVPLAPDEATARRLLDVRPPFVARRLDLPEAPSSAHRARLFVGSACDDWDPAHDHPSAAQLHDDAVMVVNELVTNAVTHARTGCRVAVQLAGSRLEIAVRDYRRNWTTSGHPATAPRGEWRGLSLVAALSREWGVSPADGGKVVWAVLPPAPAAVRGTGHGGASRSGRSEGGPTRPRRLVPVAGTGRPSQRGTAPGKA from the coding sequence GTGCTCGGTCTGACGGGCGAGCTGTCACGGCGCTCGGGCGGTTCGGCGTGCGCCGCCGTGTTCACGGCACTGGTCGGTGCGGACCGGGTGCTGGTGGACGTGTCCGGGCTGCGGCTGGCGTCCTCCGCCGCCGCTCAGGTGCTCCCGTCCGCACTCCTGGCAGCGGGCGGCTGGCCGTGGGCGCGGCTCGCCCTCTTCGGCGCCGACCGGACGCTGGCCGCTGCGTTGTGGGCGGCGCGGGTGCCGTCCGCCGTCCCGCTCGCTCCGGACGAGGCCACGGCGCGACGGCTCCTGGACGTGCGCCCGCCGTTCGTCGCCCGCCGGCTCGACCTCCCGGAGGCACCGTCGTCCGCCCACCGGGCCCGCCTCTTCGTCGGGTCGGCGTGCGACGACTGGGACCCCGCCCACGACCACCCGTCGGCGGCGCAGCTCCACGACGACGCCGTCATGGTGGTCAACGAGCTGGTGACGAACGCCGTGACACACGCTCGTACCGGCTGCCGGGTGGCCGTCCAGCTCGCCGGATCCAGGCTGGAGATCGCCGTACGGGACTACCGCCGGAACTGGACGACGTCCGGCCACCCGGCCACGGCTCCTCGTGGCGAGTGGCGCGGACTGTCCCTGGTGGCCGCTCTGAGCCGGGAGTGGGGAGTCAGCCCGGCCGACGGGGGCAAGGTCGTCTGGGCGGTCCTGCCGCCCGCGCCGGCGGCGGTCCGGGGTACCGGCCACGGGGGCGCGTCGAGGTCGGGTCGCTCCGAGGGGGGACCGACCCGGCCCCGCCGCCTCGTCCCCGTGGCCGGCACCGGACGACCCTCCCAGCGGGGTACCGCGCCCGGGAAGGCCTGA
- the ppk2 gene encoding polyphosphate kinase 2 produces the protein MVVRENFREYLEQLLREGYSVRHDEHLSDPDLIDPGGDPVETWREDYPYDERLDRDVYEEQKYQLQIELLKFQYWAQDTGTKHVVLFEGRDAAGKGGTIKRFMEHLNPRAARVVALNKPSETERGQWYFHRYIAQLPTAGEIVLFDRSWYNRAGVERVMGFCSDDEYRVFLRQAPLFEEMLIESGFSLTKLWFSVTQSEQRTRFAIRQIDPVRRWKLSPMDIESLDRWDDYTTAKEAMIERTDTDHAPWTSIKSNDKKRGRINAMRFFLNQFDYEGKDPAVVGPPDPLVVQRGRDSIQD, from the coding sequence GTGGTGGTACGTGAGAACTTCCGGGAGTACCTGGAGCAGCTGCTGCGCGAGGGCTACAGCGTGCGCCACGACGAGCACCTCTCGGACCCTGACCTGATCGACCCCGGTGGGGATCCCGTCGAGACCTGGCGTGAGGACTACCCCTACGACGAGCGGCTCGACCGCGACGTCTACGAGGAGCAGAAGTACCAGCTGCAGATCGAGCTGCTGAAGTTCCAGTACTGGGCGCAGGACACCGGCACCAAGCACGTGGTCCTGTTCGAGGGGCGCGACGCGGCCGGCAAGGGCGGGACGATCAAGCGGTTCATGGAGCACCTCAACCCGCGCGCGGCCCGGGTGGTGGCGTTGAACAAGCCGTCCGAGACCGAGCGCGGCCAGTGGTACTTCCACCGCTACATCGCCCAGCTCCCGACCGCGGGGGAGATCGTGCTGTTCGACCGGTCCTGGTACAACCGCGCCGGGGTCGAGCGGGTCATGGGGTTCTGCAGCGACGACGAGTACCGGGTGTTCCTGCGCCAGGCGCCGCTGTTCGAGGAGATGCTGATCGAGAGCGGGTTCTCCCTGACCAAGCTGTGGTTCTCGGTCACGCAGTCCGAGCAGCGGACCCGGTTCGCCATCCGGCAGATCGACCCGGTGCGGCGGTGGAAGCTCTCACCGATGGACATCGAGTCGCTGGACCGCTGGGACGACTACACCACGGCGAAGGAGGCGATGATCGAGCGCACCGACACCGACCACGCCCCGTGGACCTCGATCAAGAGCAATGACAAGAAGCGCGGCCGGATCAACGCGATGCGGTTCTTCCTGAACCAGTTCGACTACGAGGGCAAGGACCCCGCGGTCGTCGGGCCTCCGGACCCCCTGGTCGTGCAGCGCGGCCGGGACTCCATCCAGGACTAG
- a CDS encoding DUF7144 family membrane protein, translating into MSTVNPSPHGAGRRMHERPWVNGFSLFAVAALLVLGLWQVLAGAAVVARGADPTALPAYFGSTDPASWGWALILVGIATAGAGVAVLTERAWGTTAATVLVVLSTILNFALLPLHPVYAVVIIALDVAAARALTAYDRDIA; encoded by the coding sequence ATGAGCACCGTGAACCCGTCCCCGCACGGAGCGGGCCGCAGGATGCACGAGCGCCCGTGGGTGAACGGGTTCTCCCTGTTCGCCGTTGCGGCCCTGCTGGTCCTCGGTCTGTGGCAGGTCCTCGCCGGCGCGGCCGTGGTGGCCCGGGGCGCCGACCCCACGGCCCTGCCCGCGTACTTCGGCTCGACCGATCCCGCCTCGTGGGGGTGGGCGCTGATCCTCGTGGGGATCGCGACGGCCGGGGCGGGCGTCGCCGTCCTGACGGAGCGGGCGTGGGGCACGACGGCCGCGACCGTGCTCGTGGTGCTCAGCACGATCCTCAACTTCGCGCTCCTCCCCCTCCACCCGGTCTACGCGGTGGTGATCATCGCGCTCGACGTCGCGGCCGCCCGGGCGTTGACGGCGTACGACCGGGACATCGCGTGA
- a CDS encoding DUF3040 domain-containing protein → MREPQPVRLTPAERRALRLIADSLSEEDPVLSRLLGASTERERPRRWWAIIVCSYTCVALVVFTIGTVGGDTAVRGWGTLMLLMIPFVAAAAAEISDPPG, encoded by the coding sequence ATGCGTGAGCCGCAGCCCGTGCGCCTGACCCCCGCCGAGCGGCGCGCTCTCCGGCTGATCGCCGACTCGCTCTCCGAGGAGGACCCGGTGCTGTCCCGGTTGCTCGGGGCATCGACCGAGCGCGAGAGACCGCGACGGTGGTGGGCGATCATCGTCTGCAGCTACACGTGCGTCGCACTGGTCGTGTTCACCATCGGGACGGTCGGCGGTGACACGGCGGTCCGTGGCTGGGGCACGCTGATGCTGCTGATGATCCCGTTCGTCGCCGCCGCGGCCGCGGAGATCTCGGACCCACCCGGCTGA
- a CDS encoding NUDIX hydrolase: MREEYYHDPDAPTSNSLAPSAFAVVRDDAGRVLLVRRADNGHWELPGGRVDLGESAPTAAEREVAEESGVTVKVTGEAAWVPVDRLDALVMHPTMRRRVIDALGEPNVPHVR, translated from the coding sequence ATGCGAGAGGAGTACTACCACGACCCGGATGCGCCGACGTCGAACTCGTTGGCGCCCAGCGCGTTCGCGGTCGTGCGCGACGACGCCGGCCGGGTCCTGCTGGTGCGCCGGGCCGACAACGGGCACTGGGAGCTGCCGGGTGGGCGGGTCGACCTCGGCGAGTCCGCGCCGACGGCCGCGGAGCGGGAGGTGGCCGAGGAGAGCGGGGTGACGGTGAAGGTGACCGGTGAGGCGGCCTGGGTGCCCGTCGACCGGCTCGACGCGCTGGTGATGCACCCGACGATGCGCCGACGCGTCATCGACGCCCTCGGCGAGCCGAATGTGCCCCATGTGCGGTAA
- a CDS encoding BMC domain-containing protein has translation MAVSSGALGMVETKGLVGALEAADAMVKSANVVVEGYRTLRNGQVSILVRGDVGAVQAAVDAGSAAAAAVGDLYVARVIPRPHGETETVIGAAITPT, from the coding sequence ATGGCGGTTTCGAGCGGAGCACTCGGCATGGTCGAGACCAAGGGGCTCGTCGGGGCGCTGGAAGCGGCTGACGCGATGGTGAAGTCCGCGAACGTCGTGGTCGAGGGCTATCGCACGCTGCGCAACGGGCAGGTCTCGATACTGGTGCGGGGCGACGTCGGTGCCGTGCAGGCCGCCGTCGACGCCGGCTCGGCCGCCGCGGCCGCGGTCGGGGACCTCTACGTCGCCCGGGTCATCCCCCGGCCGCACGGAGAGACCGAGACGGTGATCGGCGCCGCCATCACACCGACCTGA
- a CDS encoding MFS transporter, whose amino-acid sequence MWTSRAVSVFGDSLSLVALLLHLAEDTGQAFAVAALLLVGDFAPALLAPLTGVISDRFDLRRVMIACELAQAVTVLLILLTLPPLPLLLALVASRAVAAQIFQPASRSAVPALVPDRQLEAANSTLGFGSNGVEAVGPLAAAVLLPLIGVRGVLLVDVATFLISAGLLVLLPGLPPITRNGARTTVLADARAGLRYVATAPLVRAVVLGFTAVVAFNGVDDVALVFLARDTLQGDGSAVAVLYGAVGIGLLVGYALLTRRSVPSSPVVLLIAGFAVSSLGNLLTGLASAVAAAFALQLLRGIGLSAIDVGVNTFLQRQVAPDMLGRVFGNLYGGIGVAAAGSYLLGALLLELTDPRTTFITAGSGGLVVTFATIAATARARRRGDHEHRDGQ is encoded by the coding sequence TTGTGGACCTCGCGGGCGGTGTCGGTGTTCGGCGACTCGCTGAGTCTGGTCGCCTTGCTGCTCCACCTCGCCGAGGACACCGGGCAGGCCTTCGCCGTTGCCGCGCTACTGCTGGTCGGTGACTTCGCCCCGGCCCTGCTGGCTCCGCTCACCGGAGTGATCAGCGACCGGTTCGACCTGCGTCGGGTCATGATCGCGTGCGAGCTCGCCCAGGCCGTCACGGTGCTGCTCATCCTGCTGACCCTGCCGCCGCTACCCCTGCTGCTGGCTCTGGTGGCGTCACGGGCGGTGGCCGCGCAGATCTTCCAGCCCGCGTCGAGGTCGGCCGTGCCGGCACTGGTCCCGGACCGACAGCTGGAAGCGGCCAACTCCACCCTGGGCTTCGGGTCCAACGGTGTGGAAGCAGTCGGACCGCTGGCCGCTGCCGTCCTGCTGCCGCTGATCGGTGTCCGCGGTGTGCTGCTGGTCGACGTCGCGACGTTCCTGATCTCCGCCGGGCTGCTGGTCCTCCTCCCCGGGCTGCCTCCGATCACCCGCAACGGTGCGCGAACGACGGTGCTCGCCGATGCCCGCGCCGGGCTGCGCTACGTCGCAACCGCGCCGCTGGTCCGGGCCGTCGTCCTGGGGTTCACCGCAGTCGTGGCGTTCAACGGTGTCGACGACGTCGCGCTGGTCTTCCTGGCCCGCGACACCCTGCAGGGCGACGGGTCCGCGGTGGCGGTGCTCTACGGCGCGGTCGGTATCGGCCTGCTCGTCGGCTACGCGCTGCTCACCCGCCGATCAGTGCCTTCTTCTCCGGTCGTCCTGCTCATCGCCGGCTTCGCGGTGAGCAGCCTCGGGAACCTGCTCACCGGACTCGCCTCGGCAGTCGCGGCGGCGTTCGCTCTGCAACTCCTGCGGGGGATCGGACTCAGCGCGATCGACGTCGGCGTGAACACCTTCCTGCAACGCCAGGTCGCCCCGGACATGCTCGGCCGCGTGTTCGGCAACCTCTACGGCGGCATCGGCGTGGCCGCGGCGGGGTCCTACCTCCTCGGCGCACTGCTACTGGAGCTCACCGACCCGCGCACCACCTTCATCACGGCCGGCAGTGGCGGCCTGGTGGTCACTTTCGCCACCATCGCGGCAACAGCTCGAGCCCGACGACGTGGGGACCACGAGCACCGGGACGGCCAGTGA